A portion of the Cryptomeria japonica chromosome 5, Sugi_1.0, whole genome shotgun sequence genome contains these proteins:
- the LOC131071095 gene encoding uncharacterized protein LOC131071095, with protein sequence MASKPQVYVPLVVSFGFYHHKKGQQLSVMDDHKLEAVERTLKRLNHMDIYMLTAEIEMLEERIRDCYQDSAVEYDRETMAWMLTMDACFILEFFRALSKEMSNEEQSFSLIFQRGDGNAISWAIKRDIIKLENQIPLFVLIHLLQLELKTHEKAVSKLATMLSHFREFKGFPFSLEVWEHQIPWKIEEHIRKGASHMLDLCRMLISDFLTHSHPHSPSFAVSVSKNQNNNE encoded by the coding sequence ATGGCTTCAAAACCACAAGTTTATGTTCCTCTGGTTGTGTCCTTCGGATTTTATCATCACAAAAAGGGGCAACAACTCTCTGTAATGGACGACCACAAGCTAGAAGCAGTAGAAAGAACTTTGAAAAGGCTCAATCATATGGACATCTATATGTTGACAGCAGAAATTGAAATGTTAGAGGAAAGAATCAGAGATTGCTACCAAGATTCAGCAGTTGAATACGATAGAGAAACAATGGCCTGGATGTTGACCATGGATGCATGCTTTATTCTCGAGTTCTTTAGGGCTCTGAGCAAAGAAATGTCTAATGAAGAACAATCCTTCAGTCTTATTTTCCAACGTGGGGATGGAAATGCTATATCATGGGCGATAAAGAGGGATATAATAAAGTTGGAAAACCAAATTCCACTATTTGTTCTCATACACTTACTCCAATTAGAGCTTAAAACCCATGAAAAAGCAGTATCCAAGTTAGCTACAATGCTCAGTCACTTCCGAGAATTTAAAGGGTTTCCCTTCAGTTTGGAAGTTTGGGAACACCAAATTCCATGGAAAATTGAAGAACACATAAGAAAAGGTGCATCTCATATGTTGGATTTGTGTAGAATGTTAATTTCAGATTTCTTAACACATTCACATCCCCATTCTCCTTCTTTTGCAGTGTCAGTCTCTAAGAACCAGAATAATAATGAATAG